The following coding sequences lie in one Myxococcus xanthus genomic window:
- a CDS encoding SRPBCC family protein, whose protein sequence is MIDVKRYLGAVVREVESREHEGKPARVVVATRDYDTTVEDLWDALTNPERIPRWFLPVSGDLKLGGRYELKGNASGTVTRCEAPRHLGLTWEFGGAVSWLEVILANAPGGGTRLRLEHMAHVSPFWDDYGPGATGVGWELGLMGLGMHLESGGAAVDSAAVEAWTTSDEGKAFITASSEGWGQADVTRGEDAAAAKARAARTTAFYTGAPPPDVRHPGT, encoded by the coding sequence ATGATTGATGTGAAGCGGTACCTGGGGGCCGTCGTGCGGGAGGTGGAGAGCCGTGAGCATGAGGGCAAGCCCGCACGCGTCGTCGTCGCCACGCGCGATTACGACACGACGGTGGAGGACCTCTGGGACGCGCTGACCAACCCCGAGCGCATCCCCCGCTGGTTCCTTCCGGTGTCCGGCGACCTGAAGCTGGGTGGGCGTTACGAGCTCAAGGGCAATGCCAGCGGCACGGTCACCCGTTGCGAGGCTCCCCGGCACCTGGGGCTGACGTGGGAGTTCGGAGGGGCCGTGAGCTGGTTGGAGGTCATCCTGGCCAACGCGCCTGGCGGTGGCACCCGGCTGCGGCTGGAGCACATGGCCCACGTGAGCCCCTTCTGGGACGACTACGGCCCTGGCGCGACCGGAGTCGGCTGGGAGCTGGGGCTGATGGGCCTGGGCATGCACTTGGAGTCAGGCGGCGCCGCTGTCGACAGCGCGGCGGTGGAAGCCTGGACGACCTCGGATGAAGGCAAGGCGTTCATCACGGCCAGCAGCGAGGGCTGGGGGCAAGCGGATGTGACGCGGGGAGAGGACGCCGCGGCGGCGAAGGCTCGCGCGGCGCGGACGACGGCCTTCTATACTGGAGCGCCGCCGCCCGACGTGCGGCATCCAGGGACCTGA